A single window of Enoplosus armatus isolate fEnoArm2 chromosome 22, fEnoArm2.hap1, whole genome shotgun sequence DNA harbors:
- the LOC139305159 gene encoding small integral membrane protein 30 has protein sequence MAPKLELPGAAAIVWLIFLSLIPPAEAYDAGDALALLLGTILTVVGFCAFLGWYARRRNGQL, from the coding sequence ATGGCTCCCAAACTTGAACTTCCAGGCGCCGCAGCGATCGTGTGGCTGATATTTCTCTCCCTGATCCCCCCGGCGGAGGCTTACGATGCGGGCGACGCTTTAGCCCTGCTCCTGGGCACCATCCTGACCGTGGTGGGCTTCTGCGCCTTCCTCGGCTGGTACGCACGGAGGCGGAACGGGCAGCTGTGA
- the gpr85 gene encoding probable G protein-coupled receptor 85: MIPPPSMANYSHAGDHTILQNVSPLATFLKLTSLGFIIGVGVVGNLLISILLVKDKSLHRAPYYFLLDLCASDILRSAICFPFVFTSVKNGSAWTYGTLTCKVIAFLGVLSCFHTAFMLFCVSVTRYLAIAHHRFYTKRLTFWTCLAVICMVWTLSVAMAFPPVLDVGTYSFIREEDQCTFQHRSFRANDSLGFMLLLALILLATQLVYLKLIFFVHDRRKMKPVQFVPAVSQNWTFHGPGASGQAAANWLAGFGRGPTPPTLLGIRQNSNAAGRRRLLVLDEFKTEKRISRMFYIMTFFFLALWGPYLVACYWRVFARGPVVPGGYLTAAVWMSFAQAGVNPFICIFSNRELRRCFSTTLLYCRKSRLPREPYCVI, translated from the coding sequence ATGATCCCTCCTCCATCTATGGCGAACTATAGCCATGCAGGGGACCACACCATCTTGCAGAATGTCTCTCCTCTCGCCACGTTCCTCAAACTGACCTCTCTGGGTTTCATCATTGGAGTCGGTGTGGTTGGAAACCTCCTGATCTCCATCCTGCTGGTCAAAGACAAGAGCCTGCACCGAGCGCCCTACTACTTCCTGCTGGACCTGTGCGCCTCCGATATCCTGCGCTCCGCCATCTGCTTCCCCTTTGTCTTCACCTCGGTCAAGAATGGATCAGCCTGGACCTACGGCACGCTGACCTGCAAAGTGATCGCCTTCCTGGGTGTGCTCTCCTGTTTCCACACGGCGTTTATGCtgttctgtgtcagtgtcacacGATACCTGGCCATCGCGCATCACCGTTTCTACACCAAGCGGCTGACCTTCTGGACCTGTCTGGCTGTCATCTGCATGGTGTGGACGTTGTCAGTGGCTATGGCGTTCCCACCGGTGCTAGATGTAGGGACGTACTCTTTCATCCGGGAGGAGGACCAGTGCACGTTCCAGCACCGCTCCTTCAGGGCGAATGATTCGCTGGGCTTCATGCTCCTGCTGGCGCTCATCCTTCTGGCCACACAGCTGGTTTACCTCAAGCTCATCTTCTTCGTCCATGACCGTCGAAAGATGAAGCCTGTCCAGTTCGTGCCTGCTGTCAGCCAGAACTGGACCTTCCACGGGCCGGGCGCCAGCGGGCAGGCGGCGGCCAACTGGCTGGCCGGATTCGGTCGAGGCCCCACCCCGCCTACTCTGCTGGGCATCCGGCAGAACAGCAACGCAGCGGGCCGCAGGCGTCTACTGGTATTGGATGAAttcaaaacagagaagaggataAGTAGGATGTTCTACATCATGACGTTTTTCTTCCTGGCACTATGGGGGCCCTATCTGGTCGCCTGCTACTGGCGGGTGTTTGCAAGGGGCCCTGTGGTCCCTGGCGGCTACCTGACGGCAGCCGTGTGGATGAGCTTTGCCCAGGCTGGGGTCAATCCTTTCATCTGCATCTTCTCCAACAGGGAGCTTCGGCGCTGCTTCAGCACCACACTCCTCTACTGCAGAAAATCCAGGTTACCAAGGGAACCCTACTGCGTTATATGA